A portion of the Pagrus major chromosome 8, Pma_NU_1.0 genome contains these proteins:
- the rassf8a gene encoding ras association domain-containing protein 8 isoform X2: protein MELKVWVDGVQRVVCGVTEATTCQEVVIALAQAIGRTGRYTLVEKWRDTERHLAPHESPVVSLNTWGQYAGDVQLILHRTGPSLTERPPSEGPPLRGPERGLHRQSLPPLAKLRHPNDRSLRRREPRRKSLTFTGAPRGLREILSGGRIGEAEAKRRLLLGNGGNHHHAGPAIGSASPGLWACRMEDLVRLVGLQRETLNVLETKLEAYEAELQGWAEGRVGRGGGCIGDPGGGGGLIEEILRLEKHLRKNEVEMEEEEFWATELQIEMESERQLEERLQELRGRLQGCELDIEEKLAMSVEAGLEEERLQRERQETQWVSEAEARAQVLRVKAELKAQERQAVQLESSCRAVDRSLGQSSKKLQDMQHELEQLTKELRQVNLQQFIKQTGTKVTVLPAEPSEDESIHNSHGIELVPLTGSLKRPVSSHPMSSHLRVLHNPLSSGLNPEGIYV from the exons ATGGAGCTCAAGGTCTGGGTGGACGGAGTCCAGAGGGTCGTGTGCGGGGTCACCGAGGCAACCACCTGCCAGGAAGTGGTGATTGCTCTGGCTCAGGCCATAG GTCGCACTGGGAGATACACTCTGGTAGAAAAATGGCGGGACACCGAGCGTCACCTCGCCCCGCACGAGAGCCCTGTGGTGTCTCTGAACACCTGGGGTCAGTACGCTGGTGATGTCCAGCTGATCCTACATCGCACCGGTCCCTCCCTGACTGAACGACCTCCCTCAGAAGGACCTCCTCTCAGGGGGCCTGAACGTGGGCTGCATCGGCAGAGCCTCCCTCCCCTTGCTAAGCTTCGTCATCCCAATGATCGCTCCCTCCGCCGCCGTGAACCACGCCGCAAGTCTCTAACATTCACCGGTGCGCCCAGAGGCCTTAGGGAAATACTGAGCGGAGGCAGAATCGGTGAGGCTGAGGCTAAACGAAGACTTCTCCTGGGAAACGGTGGAAATCACCACCATGCGGGACCAGCTATCGGGAGTGCATCACCTGGCCTGTGGGCCTGTCGCATGGAAGATCTAGTCAGACTGGTcggcctgcagagagagactCTCAATGTGCTGGAGACAAAGCTGGAGGCCTATGAGGCTGAGCTCCAGGGCTGGGCTGAAGGGCGAGTGGGCCGAGGTGGAGGGTGCATTGGTGAcccaggtggaggaggagggttgaTAGAGGAGATCCTGAGGTTAGAGAAACATCTGAGGAAGAATgaggtggagatggaggaggaggagttttgGGCCACTGAGCTGCAGATTGAGATGGAGAGTGAGAGACAGCTGGAGGAAAGACTGCAGGAGCTACGAGGACGGCTGCAGGGCTGTGAACTGGACATTGAAGAAAAGCTGGCAATG AGTGTAGAGGCAGGCCTGGAAGAGGAGcgtctacagagggagcggcaGGAGACCCAGTGGGTGAGCGAGGCAGAGGCTCGGGCTCAGGTCCTCAGGGTCAAAGCAGAACTGAAAGCCCAGGAGAGACAGGCGGTCCagctggagagcagctgcagagccGTGGACAGGTCACTTGGACAAAGCAGCAAGAAACTGCAG GACATGCAGCACGAGCTGGAGCAGCTGACCAAAGAGCTGAGGCAGGTTAACCTGCAGCAGTTCATCAAGCAGACCGGCACCAAGGTCACAGTGCTGCCGGCTGAACCCTCTGAGGATGAAAGTATCCACAACAGTCACGGGATAg AGTTAGTTCCCCTGACTGGTTCCCTGAAGCGTCCCGTGTCGTCACACCCGATGTCCAGTCACCTCCGGGTCCTCCACAACCCTCTCAGTTCTGGCCTGAACCCAGAGGGGATCTACGTGTGA
- the rassf8a gene encoding ras association domain-containing protein 8 isoform X1 produces the protein MELKVWVDGVQRVVCGVTEATTCQEVVIALAQAIGRTGRYTLVEKWRDTERHLAPHESPVVSLNTWGQYAGDVQLILHRTGPSLTERPPSEGPPLRGPERGLHRQSLPPLAKLRHPNDRSLRRREPRRKSLTFTGAPRGLREILSGGRIGEAEAKRRLLLGNGGNHHHAGPAIGSASPGLWACRMEDLVRLVGLQRETLNVLETKLEAYEAELQGWAEGRVGRGGGCIGDPGGGGGLIEEILRLEKHLRKNEVEMEEEEFWATELQIEMESERQLEERLQELRGRLQGCELDIEEKLAMVQSVEAGLEEERLQRERQETQWVSEAEARAQVLRVKAELKAQERQAVQLESSCRAVDRSLGQSSKKLQDMQHELEQLTKELRQVNLQQFIKQTGTKVTVLPAEPSEDESIHNSHGIELVPLTGSLKRPVSSHPMSSHLRVLHNPLSSGLNPEGIYV, from the exons ATGGAGCTCAAGGTCTGGGTGGACGGAGTCCAGAGGGTCGTGTGCGGGGTCACCGAGGCAACCACCTGCCAGGAAGTGGTGATTGCTCTGGCTCAGGCCATAG GTCGCACTGGGAGATACACTCTGGTAGAAAAATGGCGGGACACCGAGCGTCACCTCGCCCCGCACGAGAGCCCTGTGGTGTCTCTGAACACCTGGGGTCAGTACGCTGGTGATGTCCAGCTGATCCTACATCGCACCGGTCCCTCCCTGACTGAACGACCTCCCTCAGAAGGACCTCCTCTCAGGGGGCCTGAACGTGGGCTGCATCGGCAGAGCCTCCCTCCCCTTGCTAAGCTTCGTCATCCCAATGATCGCTCCCTCCGCCGCCGTGAACCACGCCGCAAGTCTCTAACATTCACCGGTGCGCCCAGAGGCCTTAGGGAAATACTGAGCGGAGGCAGAATCGGTGAGGCTGAGGCTAAACGAAGACTTCTCCTGGGAAACGGTGGAAATCACCACCATGCGGGACCAGCTATCGGGAGTGCATCACCTGGCCTGTGGGCCTGTCGCATGGAAGATCTAGTCAGACTGGTcggcctgcagagagagactCTCAATGTGCTGGAGACAAAGCTGGAGGCCTATGAGGCTGAGCTCCAGGGCTGGGCTGAAGGGCGAGTGGGCCGAGGTGGAGGGTGCATTGGTGAcccaggtggaggaggagggttgaTAGAGGAGATCCTGAGGTTAGAGAAACATCTGAGGAAGAATgaggtggagatggaggaggaggagttttgGGCCACTGAGCTGCAGATTGAGATGGAGAGTGAGAGACAGCTGGAGGAAAGACTGCAGGAGCTACGAGGACGGCTGCAGGGCTGTGAACTGGACATTGAAGAAAAGCTGGCAATGGTACAG AGTGTAGAGGCAGGCCTGGAAGAGGAGcgtctacagagggagcggcaGGAGACCCAGTGGGTGAGCGAGGCAGAGGCTCGGGCTCAGGTCCTCAGGGTCAAAGCAGAACTGAAAGCCCAGGAGAGACAGGCGGTCCagctggagagcagctgcagagccGTGGACAGGTCACTTGGACAAAGCAGCAAGAAACTGCAG GACATGCAGCACGAGCTGGAGCAGCTGACCAAAGAGCTGAGGCAGGTTAACCTGCAGCAGTTCATCAAGCAGACCGGCACCAAGGTCACAGTGCTGCCGGCTGAACCCTCTGAGGATGAAAGTATCCACAACAGTCACGGGATAg AGTTAGTTCCCCTGACTGGTTCCCTGAAGCGTCCCGTGTCGTCACACCCGATGTCCAGTCACCTCCGGGTCCTCCACAACCCTCTCAGTTCTGGCCTGAACCCAGAGGGGATCTACGTGTGA
- the bhlhe41 gene encoding class E basic helix-loop-helix protein 41, giving the protein MDERIPHLQDRQFMEHADFLGMDYPSLYMCKSKRGIKREDGGKDAYKLPHRLIEKKRRDRINECIGQLKDLLPEHLKLSTLGHLEKAVVLELTLKHLNALTAVTEQQHQKIIALQNGDRSMKSSIHADLDAFHSGFQACAKEVLQYLSQFENWTTREQRCAQLISHLHKVLAQFQPGAPPLQHQLPAGDAQDGQKADSQANCVPVIQRTQGGELNENDTDTDSGYGGEAEKSDGKEKECERNKAQGHKAVKIKQEFGDDRPAKKPKMNWPGNGLGGTDPVRPDLALMNSLMGISSVGQQTPICMPFYFINPSAAASYMPFFDKSNIEKYMYPAAAALASPFPWLYPAHASAAAAAAAAAAFPGLSAHFGASSQSNDSHSPDSDESHEAEAGSPEEREESPASDEGEGDAADTFQERSSSSSSPHDDQFSACETS; this is encoded by the exons ATGGATGAGAGAATACCGCATTTACAGGACAGACAGTTCATGGAGCATGCAGATTTCTTGGG GATGGATTACCCCTCTCTCTACATGTGCAAGTCCAAAAGAGGAATCAAACGAGAGGATGGTGGAAAG GACGCGTACAAGTTACCACACCGGTTGatagagaagaagaggagagacagaatCAACGAATGTATCGGCCAGCTGAAGGATCTGTTACCCGAGCATCTGAAGCTATCG ACGCTCGGGCATTTGGAGAAAGCAGTTGTCCTGGAGTTGacactgaaacatctcaacgCACTGACTGCTGTCACCGAGCAGCAGCACCAGAAGATCATCGCTTTGCAGAATG GGGACCGATCGATGAAATCTTCCATTCATGCAGATCTGGACGCGTTCCACTCCGGGTTCCAGGCCTGTGCCAAAGAGGTCCTGCAGTACCTGAGTCAGTTTGAGAACTGGACGACACGAGAGCAGAGGTGCGCGCAGCTCATCAGCCACCTTCACAAGGTGCTGGCGCAGTTCCAGCCTGGCGCGCCGCCGCTCCAGCACCAGCTACCCGCCGGGGACGCACAGGATGGCCAGAAAGCCGACAGCCAAGCAAACTGTGTCCCGGTCATTCAGAGGACCCAAGGCGGGGAGCTTAACGAGAACGACACAGACACGGACAGTGGATACGGGGGCGAGGCTGAGAAGAGCGACGGCAAAGAGAAAGAATGTGAGCGCAATAAGGCGCAGGGACACAAGGCGGTGAAGATCAAGCAAGAGTTTGGAGATGATCGCCCTGCCAAAAAACCAAAGATGAACTGGCCTGGGAACGGGTTAGGGGGCACAGACCCCGTCAGACCCGACCTGGCTTTAATGAACTCTCTGATGGGAATAAGCAGTGTGGGACAGCAGACACCTATTTGCATGCCTTTCTACTTCATCAACCCCTCGGCCGCGGCGTCCTATATGCCTTTTTTCGATAAGAGCAACATTGAGAAGTACATGTACCCAGCCGCGGCCGCTCTGGCGTCCCCGTTCCCCTGGCTTTACCCCGCACACGCGTCAGCGGCGGCGGCCGCGGCTGCTGCCGCCGCCTTCCCCGGCTTGTCTGCGCACTTTGGAGCCTCTTCGCAGTCCAATGACTCTCACAGTCCAGACAGCGACGAGTCACACGAGGCTGAGGCAGGCTCACCTGAGGAGCGCGAGGAAAGTCCCGCGAGTGACGAGGGAGAGGGTGACGCAGCCGACACGTTCCAggagcgcagcagcagcagcagcagcccacaTGATGATCAGTTTTCTGCCTGTGAAACGAGCTAA
- the sspn gene encoding sarcospan, producing MGQGQKGSSDKKEGKKRRDESPTPEDGQKCRVCRFPLLVALLQLLLGVAVTAVAFLMLAISPSLLARETPHWAGIILCIVSILGFILYFITYLPDERTSMQFICKLLYFILCTIGLVISVLVMAFAAHHYTQTSNFTCEKVGEDCVCKLNQEDPIARTFTYEGVSDCEVITGTLTLYFLLQIVLNVVQALVCAVGAFIMWKHRYQVFYAGLQIGSPSYKQWQKV from the exons ATGGGGCAGGGGCAGAAAGGTTCCTCAGACAAGAAGGAGGGcaagaagaggagagatgagagccCAACGCCAGAAGACGGCCAAAAATGCAGAGTCTGTCGCTTCCCTCTGCTCGTCGCcctgctccagctgctgttgGGGGTGGCCGTCACAGCCGTGGCCTTCCTCATGTTGGCCATCAGCCCCTCGCTCCTTGCCAGGGAGACGCCACACTGGGCTGGGATCATT CTGTGTATAGTTTCCATCCTGGGCTTCATCCTGTACTTCATCACCTACCTCCCTGATGAGAGGACGTCTATGCAGTTCATTTGCAAG CTCCTGTACTTCATCCTGTGCACAATTGGCCTGGTCATTTCGGTGCTGGTCATGGCGTTCGCTGCACACCACTACACGCAGACCAGTAACTTCACATGTGAGAAGGTGGGAGAGGACTGTGTGTGCAAACTGAACCAAGAGGACCCAATAGCCCGCACCTTCACCTACGAGGGAGTCAGCGACTGTGAGGTGATCACCGGGACACTCACGCTCTACTTCCTGCTCCAGATCGTGCTGAACGTGGTCCAGGCGCTGGTCTGCGCCGTCGGCGCCTTCATCATGTGGAAGCACCGTTACCAGGTGTTTTACGCCGGTCTTCAGATTGGCTCTCCTTCCTATAAGCAGTGGCAGAAGGTTTAA